A single window of Camarhynchus parvulus chromosome 9, STF_HiC, whole genome shotgun sequence DNA harbors:
- the LOC115907092 gene encoding G-protein coupled receptor 55-like, translating to MNDTHGKGNISAAVELFQLIVYTPTFILGLLFNIMALSFLFFKVKKLSESTVYMIALIFLDTLLLFTLPFKIISYHLQDNWNLGSVFCSTLESLYFVNMYGSILISLCICVDRYIAICYPFVALTLRSIKKAAMVCALICLGTSVGTLSTFQLHGKGHNISSCFHNFSKSTWENAGLLSTLEIVFFGSMAAMTFCTAQTVRCLRRHRKPDNPQTHSTRAERIVVTNLAAFLVCFTPYHVAYLMYFLVKNNVIHISFQQVLRDTVQVTLCWANLNCCLDGVCYYFVLKESLEDPLQNSEKRAMQKP from the coding sequence ATGAATGACACCCATGGCAAGGGCAATATCAGCGCTGCTGTGGAACTGTTCCAGCTCATCGTGTACACCCCCACTTTTATCCTGGGATTGCTGTTCAACATAATGGCTCTGTCATTCCTGTTTTTTAAGGTTAAAAAGCTGTCAGAATCTACAGTCTACATGATAGCCCTTATATTCCTGGATACTTTGCTGTTGTTTACCCTTCCTTTCAAAATCATTTCCTACCACCTTCAGGACAACTGGAACTTGGGGTCTGTGTTTTGCTCCACCTTGGAGAGTCTGTACTTTGTGAACATGTACGGCAGCATCCTCATCTCCCTGTGCATCTGCGTGGATCGCTACATCGCTATCTGCTACCCCTTCGTGGCCCTCACCCTCAGGTCCATCAAGAAAGCTGCCATGGTCTGTGCTCTCATCTGCCTGGGCACCTCTGTGGGGACACTCTCTACTTTCCAACTGCATGGAAAGGGCCACAACATCTCGTCCTGCTTCCACAACTTCTCCAAGAGCACGTGGGAGAACGCAGGCCTGCTCAGCACGCTGGAGATCGTCTTCTTCGGCAGCATGGCAGCCATGACTTTCTGCACTGCCCAAACTGTCCGGTGCCTGAGGAGGCACAGAAAGCCGGACAACCCCCAGACACacagcaccagagcagagaggatCGTGGTGACAAACCTGGCCGCCTTTCTGGTGTGTTTCACACCTTACCACGTGGCATACTTGATGTACTTTTTGGTGAAGAACAACGTCATCCACATCAGTTTTCAACAAGTGCTACGAGACACTGTTCAGGTCACCCTTTGCTGGGCAAACCTGAACTGCTGTCTCGATGGGGTGTGTTATTACTTCGTTTTAAAGGAGTCCTTGGAAGACCCATtgcaaaacagtgaaaaaagagCCATGCAAAAGCCTTGA
- the GPR55 gene encoding G-protein coupled receptor 55, which produces MANSSENCSFTAIDSLAWSVQLGLSIPTFILGLVLNILALLVFCCFWRKQSKTSVYMISLVLADVLLLLSLPPKLYYSVTRVPGLLCSFIQAPYFVNTYTSIFIIVCITVDRYICIRHPFEGRAKQSPRCAVVICCLIWAAAWICSIPIFVFQKKEPIRCFHNMSSQTWSVPFIVSVEIFGFLIPLAVMVFCSAQTIWILLNRKTHDKKKKVEESGSLRVIVINLVVFLVCFTPVHLGILLQCLVRQHVIVGCRVKQTISLFLQVSMTFANLNCCLDAIFYYFAAKEFCRRTHLRRVIELCPVLNPCAMRWHCQQWDNAPCEDTDSAVPDLAGTLPQGEGQ; this is translated from the coding sequence ATGGCCAACAGCAGTGAGAATTGCAGTTTCACAGCCATTGACAGCCTGGCATGGAGCGTGCAGCTGGGGCTCTCCATCCCCACCTTCATCCTGGGGCTGGTGCTCAACATTCTGGCCCTGTTggtgttctgctgcttttggaggAAGCAGAGCAAGACCTCGGTGTACATGAtcagcctggtgctggcagacgtcctgctgctcctctcgCTGCCACCAAAGCTGTACTACTCTGTCACCAGGGTGCCTGGCCTGCTGTGCTCCTTCATACAGGCTCCTTACTTCGTCAACACCTACACCAGCATCTTCATCATCGTCTGCATCACCGTGGACAGGTACATCTGCATTAGGCACCCCTTTGAAGGCCGAGCTAAGCAATCCCCCAGGTGCGCTGTGGTGATTTGCTGCCTCATCTGGGCAGCAGCTTGGATCTGCAGCATCCcaatttttgtgtttcagaagAAGGAACCTATTAGATGCTTTCACAACATGTCAAGCCAGACATGGAGTGTCCCCTTCATTGTTTCTGTGGAAATATTTGGGTTTCTGATCCCGCTTGCTGTGATGGTTTTCTGCTCTGCTCAAACCATCTGGATTCTCCTGAATCGCAAAACTCATGACAAAAAGAAGAAGGTAGAAGAGAGTGGCTCATTGAGAGTAATTGTCATCAACCTGGTGGTGTTCCTGGTGTGCTTCACACCCGTCCACCTCGGGatcctgctgcagtgcctggtgaGGCAGCACGTGATCGTGGGCTGCAGGGTGAAGCAGACCATCAGCCTCTTCCTCCAGGTGTCCATGACATTTGCCAACCTGAACTGCTGCCTCGATGCCATCTTCTACTATTTTGCTGCAAAGGAATTCTGTAGGAGAACGCACCTGAGGAGGGTCATtgagctgtgtcctgtccttAACCCTTGTGCCATGCgatggcactgccagcagtgggACAATGCCCCTTGTGAGGACACTGACAGTGCTGTGCCTGACCTGGCAGGGACTCTGCCACAGGGAGAAGGACAGTGA